One Halalkalicoccus sp. NIPERK01 DNA window includes the following coding sequences:
- a CDS encoding Lrp/AsnC family transcriptional regulator: MDELDREILDVLRRDARIPYTEIADRVGTSEGTVRNRVDRMLETGVIERFTVATRTGNIKAMIELGVDVAVDTTEVAERMADWSAVDFVWQVSGEEDVVLVVDAADTREVNDLITRARDMDEVVSTTTRLILDEQR, translated from the coding sequence ATGGACGAGTTGGATCGAGAGATCCTCGACGTGCTGCGCCGGGATGCCCGGATCCCGTACACGGAGATCGCGGATCGGGTCGGAACCAGCGAGGGGACGGTCAGAAACCGGGTCGACCGGATGCTCGAAACCGGCGTCATCGAGCGCTTTACCGTCGCGACCCGGACGGGCAACATCAAGGCGATGATCGAACTCGGCGTCGACGTCGCGGTCGACACCACCGAGGTCGCCGAACGGATGGCCGACTGGAGCGCCGTCGACTTCGTCTGGCAGGTCAGCGGCGAGGAGGACGTCGTCCTCGTCGTCGACGCCGCCGACACGCGCGAGGTCAACGACCTCATCACGCGCGCCCGCGACATGGACGAGGTCGTCAGCACCACCACGCGGCTGATCCTCGACGAACAGCGCTAG
- a CDS encoding glycerophosphodiester phosphodiesterase, protein MASDRDVEPMWAVESGVRPSPPEGTPSLIAHRGFAGQYPENTVGAIRAAGKEADWIEIDCRPTADGDLAVFHDHRLDRLTARSGLVARTPSEVVFGTEVLESDFSIPRLDRALAAVPQDVGVVLDLKGRFGVLSTGDGPAENWDWVRSALDTLAGFDHRVLVSTFWEGALAAVSEGSDVPTAVLFGEDPETGLALARRYGCTAIHPAAYLLTDAAVGDRTDLVDRAHESGMRINVWSPATRYEAALLAASDVDGVITDYSDVLTPRRVLPP, encoded by the coding sequence ATGGCTTCCGATCGGGACGTCGAGCCGATGTGGGCGGTCGAATCGGGGGTTCGGCCCTCGCCCCCCGAGGGGACCCCGTCGCTGATCGCCCACCGCGGTTTCGCGGGGCAGTACCCAGAGAACACCGTGGGCGCGATCCGGGCCGCCGGGAAGGAAGCCGACTGGATCGAGATCGACTGTCGCCCGACCGCCGACGGCGACCTCGCCGTGTTTCACGACCACCGGCTGGACCGCCTCACCGCCCGGAGCGGCCTCGTCGCCCGGACCCCGAGCGAGGTCGTCTTCGGGACCGAGGTGCTCGAGAGCGACTTTTCGATCCCGCGTCTCGACCGGGCGCTCGCCGCCGTCCCGCAGGACGTCGGCGTCGTCCTCGACCTCAAGGGCAGGTTCGGCGTCCTCTCGACCGGGGACGGGCCGGCCGAGAACTGGGACTGGGTTCGTTCGGCGCTCGACACCCTCGCGGGGTTCGACCACCGGGTCCTCGTCTCGACGTTCTGGGAGGGCGCGCTGGCGGCCGTGAGCGAGGGTTCCGACGTCCCGACCGCCGTCCTGTTCGGCGAGGACCCCGAGACCGGTCTGGCCCTCGCCCGCCGATACGGCTGTACGGCGATCCACCCCGCCGCCTACCTCCTCACGGACGCCGCCGTCGGCGATAGAACCGACCTCGTCGACCGGGCACACGAATCGGGGATGCGGATCAACGTCTGGTCGCCCGCCACCCGGTACGAGGCCGCGCTCCTCGCGGCCAGCGACGTCGACGGCGTCATCACCGACTACAGCGACGTACTGACGCCCCGGCGGGTGCTCCCGCCCTAG
- a CDS encoding SDR family oxidoreductase has product MAIETVLVAGASGETGREIMNLLRTTDLRVRAMTRDPETVGRLERLGADEVIVGNLLHRADADRAVRDVDAVLCAVGTKPGLDALFGEFVDGEGVSNLVDAASEEGIERFVFESSLGVGDAEEGLPLPARVLIGPILRAKEESESHLRESGVPYTILRPGGLTNGPPTGEVVVGEGGDSVSGRISRADVARLMVAAPFTPDAENRTFEVVSREGLRGSPKNVVPMTWTEPSAV; this is encoded by the coding sequence ATGGCCATCGAAACCGTGCTGGTGGCGGGCGCGAGCGGGGAGACGGGCCGCGAGATCATGAACCTCCTTCGGACCACGGACCTCCGGGTCCGCGCGATGACGCGCGACCCAGAAACGGTCGGTCGACTGGAGCGGTTGGGAGCCGACGAGGTGATCGTCGGCAACCTCCTCCACCGGGCGGACGCCGACCGCGCGGTGCGGGACGTCGACGCCGTCCTCTGTGCCGTGGGGACGAAGCCGGGACTCGACGCGCTCTTCGGCGAGTTCGTCGACGGCGAGGGCGTGAGCAACCTCGTCGACGCCGCGAGCGAGGAGGGGATCGAGCGGTTCGTCTTCGAGTCATCGCTCGGGGTGGGCGATGCCGAGGAGGGCCTTCCCCTCCCCGCACGGGTCCTCATCGGGCCGATCCTGCGGGCGAAGGAGGAATCGGAGAGCCACCTCCGGGAGTCGGGCGTGCCCTACACGATCCTCCGGCCGGGCGGGTTGACGAACGGCCCGCCGACGGGGGAGGTCGTCGTCGGCGAGGGCGGCGACTCGGTCTCAGGGCGGATCTCCCGGGCCGACGTCGCGCGCCTGATGGTCGCCGCCCCTTTCACGCCCGACGCGGAGAACCGCACCTTCGAGGTCGTGAGCCGCGAGGGGCTTCGGGGGTCGCCGAAAAACGTCGTTCCGATGACGTGGACCGAGCCGAGCGCGGTATAG
- a CDS encoding PHP-associated domain-containing protein, translating into MLSLDLHAHTRFFHGHDRLAAQFDPYGHAALAAVARRRGLDGVALTNHDYYRPLGDPVGEFLSIPGIEISTTKGHVVVLGPDPPTRTEKGELTPEEAVELAHDRGCVAIIAHPFRNSTIRETDVAFDAIECNGKHPRTWPLVREIARERGIPLVGGSDAHYPIEVGRAYTRVDADPTPESVVEAIRAGRVEPEVAGGSLARLLQRGYRRIHERKGQLTDSTPGVGTPPEG; encoded by the coding sequence GTGCTCTCGCTCGATCTCCACGCCCACACGCGATTCTTCCACGGCCACGACCGCCTCGCTGCTCAGTTCGACCCCTACGGCCACGCCGCCCTCGCCGCGGTCGCCAGGCGTCGCGGGCTCGATGGGGTGGCGCTGACGAACCACGACTACTACCGGCCGCTCGGCGATCCCGTCGGGGAGTTCCTCTCGATCCCGGGGATCGAGATCTCGACGACGAAGGGCCACGTCGTCGTCCTCGGACCCGACCCGCCCACCCGGACGGAGAAAGGGGAACTCACCCCCGAGGAGGCGGTCGAACTGGCCCACGACCGGGGCTGTGTGGCGATCATCGCCCACCCGTTTCGCAACAGCACGATCCGTGAGACCGACGTCGCCTTCGACGCGATCGAATGCAACGGCAAACACCCCCGGACGTGGCCGCTGGTGCGGGAGATCGCACGGGAACGGGGGATCCCGCTGGTCGGCGGCAGCGACGCTCACTACCCGATCGAGGTCGGACGCGCCTACACGCGGGTCGACGCCGACCCCACTCCCGAGTCGGTCGTCGAGGCGATCCGGGCGGGACGGGTCGAACCCGAGGTCGCAGGCGGCTCCCTCGCGCGACTCCTCCAGCGGGGCTATCGCCGGATCCACGAACGCAAGGGTCAGCTCACGGATTCGACGCCCGGCGTCGGCACGCCCCCGGAGGGCTAG
- a CDS encoding diacylglycerol kinase family protein produces the protein MAGDEGDCVVVVNPESGGGDDDISEIRELAAEHGFELAVSEEAGEPVSLAREAVEAGATRIGACGGDGTVNEVVRGIDAADALDATTLGVIPAGTGNNFAGNVGIEGVEHGFSLLAGGETRRIDLGVAGDELFVNSCVCGLTADASEATSSELKGRFGELAYVFRTIDRMRDFESIPLHVHAEDEGQVWDGDAMFALIGNARRFPAGGSQQANVEDGLFEATIIEDVSTGQLVRETAARRLLGGEVSSIHRFTAPSMTVEVRGGEPVSFSFDGEIAEFDRLSCRVRPRTLAVRVGDAYDPVPPEPEDV, from the coding sequence ATGGCCGGTGACGAGGGCGACTGTGTCGTCGTGGTGAACCCCGAGAGCGGCGGAGGCGACGACGACATATCGGAGATCCGCGAACTGGCGGCCGAACACGGCTTCGAACTCGCGGTCTCCGAGGAGGCGGGCGAACCCGTCTCGTTGGCCCGCGAGGCGGTCGAGGCGGGCGCGACCCGGATCGGGGCCTGTGGCGGCGACGGAACGGTAAACGAGGTCGTCCGCGGGATCGACGCGGCCGACGCCCTCGACGCGACGACGTTGGGGGTGATCCCCGCGGGCACGGGCAACAACTTCGCGGGCAACGTCGGCATCGAGGGCGTCGAACACGGCTTTTCGCTGCTCGCGGGGGGCGAGACCCGACGGATCGACCTCGGGGTCGCCGGCGACGAACTGTTCGTCAACTCGTGTGTCTGCGGGCTGACAGCCGACGCCAGCGAGGCGACCTCCTCGGAGCTGAAGGGCCGATTCGGCGAACTCGCGTACGTCTTCAGGACGATCGACCGGATGCGCGATTTCGAGTCCATCCCGCTTCACGTCCACGCCGAGGACGAGGGCCAGGTCTGGGACGGCGACGCGATGTTCGCCCTGATCGGCAACGCCCGTCGATTCCCCGCCGGCGGGAGCCAGCAGGCGAACGTCGAGGACGGCCTGTTCGAGGCGACGATCATCGAGGACGTCTCGACGGGGCAGTTGGTGCGCGAGACCGCGGCCCGGCGACTGCTCGGCGGCGAGGTGAGCAGCATCCACCGGTTTACGGCCCCGTCGATGACCGTCGAGGTCAGGGGCGGGGAGCCGGTGTCGTTCAGCTTCGACGGGGAGATCGCGGAGTTCGACCGCCTCTCGTGTCGCGTCCGGCCGCGGACCCTCGCGGTCCGCGTCGGCGACGCCTACGACCCGGTTCCGCCCGAACCGGAGGATGTTTGA
- the carA gene encoding glutamine-hydrolyzing carbamoyl-phosphate synthase small subunit: MSDAYLALEGGRVLEARARAPGTARGELVFTTAYTGYEESLTDPSYEEQVLTFSYPLIGNYGVREERFESERVHPRAVVALELTDDVAAWLEHEEIPAIDHLDTRDLVTEIRDTGAMKCGIAAGPDATPEDALAELAECKGMSEHTDIGAQVSVDERYTVEGGEYDVALIDCGAKGSITSSLTDRGADVHVLPYDTTPAEIRELDPDVLFISNGPGDPANFTAARELVEEFVGDLPIAGICLGQQIVARALGGETEKMVFGHRGVNQPVRDLRSGRVVMTTQNHGYTVAEPGPELDVTQVNVNDDTAEGLENDELDVITRQYHPEANPGPHDSLDFFDSVLELADRPVATAD; encoded by the coding sequence ATGTCGGACGCCTACCTGGCACTCGAGGGGGGTCGCGTACTCGAAGCACGCGCTCGCGCACCCGGAACCGCGCGAGGGGAGCTGGTCTTCACGACCGCGTACACGGGCTACGAGGAGAGCCTGACCGACCCCTCCTACGAAGAACAGGTGTTGACCTTCTCCTATCCCCTGATCGGGAACTACGGCGTTCGAGAGGAGCGATTCGAGTCCGAGCGGGTCCACCCACGGGCCGTCGTCGCACTCGAACTCACCGACGACGTCGCCGCGTGGCTCGAACACGAGGAGATCCCCGCGATCGACCACCTCGACACGCGGGATCTCGTCACGGAGATCCGCGATACGGGCGCGATGAAGTGCGGGATCGCCGCCGGCCCCGACGCCACTCCCGAGGACGCGCTCGCCGAACTCGCCGAGTGCAAGGGGATGAGCGAGCACACCGACATCGGCGCGCAGGTCAGCGTCGACGAGCGCTACACCGTGGAAGGCGGCGAGTACGACGTCGCGCTGATCGACTGCGGCGCGAAGGGGTCGATCACCTCCTCGCTGACCGACCGCGGCGCGGACGTCCACGTCCTGCCCTACGACACGACGCCCGCGGAGATCCGGGAGTTGGACCCGGACGTGCTGTTCATCTCGAACGGCCCGGGCGACCCCGCGAACTTCACCGCGGCACGGGAGTTGGTCGAGGAGTTCGTCGGCGACCTCCCCATCGCGGGGATCTGTCTCGGCCAGCAGATCGTCGCCCGTGCGCTGGGCGGCGAGACCGAGAAGATGGTCTTCGGGCACCGCGGCGTCAACCAGCCCGTTCGTGACCTGCGCTCCGGACGGGTGGTGATGACGACGCAGAACCACGGCTACACGGTCGCCGAGCCCGGTCCGGAGCTCGACGTGACCCAGGTGAACGTCAACGACGACACCGCCGAGGGGCTCGAGAACGACGAGCTGGACGTGATCACACGCCAGTACCACCCCGAGGCGAACCCGGGGCCCCACGACTCGCTCGACTTCTTCGACAGCGTCCTCGAACTGGCCGACCGGCCGGTCGCGACCGCCGACTAG
- a CDS encoding NUDIX domain-containing protein, which produces MSVQDSAGEETHENARQNVVAVDADDTKQGVVNRLEAHTGDGIRHRAFTALVFDHDGHVLLAQRSPEKRLWDTYWDGTVASHPVDGQSQEAATEARLAQELGVESSQYTDLRVTDKFEYKRYYPNEGVEWEVCSVLKCTLDDTALNPDEAEVAGLLWVPYERLYDNPNWYRQLRLCPWFEIAMRRDFD; this is translated from the coding sequence ATGAGCGTTCAGGACTCGGCGGGCGAGGAGACCCACGAGAACGCCCGTCAGAACGTCGTCGCGGTCGACGCCGACGACACCAAGCAGGGCGTGGTGAACAGGCTCGAAGCCCACACCGGCGACGGGATCCGCCACCGGGCCTTCACGGCGCTCGTCTTCGATCACGACGGTCACGTTCTGCTCGCCCAGCGAAGCCCCGAGAAACGCCTCTGGGACACCTACTGGGACGGAACCGTCGCCTCCCACCCCGTCGACGGCCAGAGCCAGGAGGCGGCCACCGAGGCCCGACTCGCCCAGGAACTCGGCGTCGAGTCGAGCCAGTACACCGACCTGCGCGTGACCGACAAGTTCGAGTACAAGCGCTACTACCCCAACGAGGGCGTCGAGTGGGAGGTCTGTTCGGTCCTCAAATGCACGCTCGACGACACGGCCCTGAACCCCGACGAGGCCGAAGTGGCGGGGCTGTTGTGGGTGCCCTACGAGCGCCTCTACGACAACCCGAACTGGTACCGCCAGCTTCGGCTCTGTCCGTGGTTCGAGATCGCGATGCG